The genomic region TATGAGTGTGAAGGGGGGTTGCTTCTATGAGGTATATGGAAAATTCTCTAGAGCACTCATGAAAAATCAAGCATGTGCATGGCTTATTAGCACACAATCGCGTAGAAAAATGAATCATAGGTTTATTGTGATAAAGGAGAATGTTAGGTTACATGGTAAATAATTGGTTCATAGAAACTCATGTTTTACCAATTTTTTAGTAAATGATGtctcattttctaatttttggtTCACAGTCTAAAGGATAGAATCACCGCATTATATCAAAGTACTCAGCAAAAGTTCTttcgtaattttttaaaatatgtaggGGATTGTTGGGAGCTTAAGTGTATTTCAAAGAATCCCACATCCTTTAAAAATTCCCCTTGAGATGTTGTTTATATAGTATTACTCGACAATAGGCTTATAAGAACCAAAACAAAAGGATGGGCACACGCACACGAGAACTAAGCCCAAAAGGTTAGTTTAGTTTAAGCGGGTTGATTCCCTCTCAATGTGCGATACTAGGCCTGAAttagtttttccttttccttttatattattttaattttttgtttaagtcAAACAAACTTATCCaaatttccttgattttctcacctaaaccatgtttttaaaatgtttatgtttttcaaCCAAGTTTCCAACgttcataatattttatatttatacatgcatGGTACCTATAAATAGAAAGCATGACCACTCTTCCAAATAACTCAACTTGTTCCaaactttcttcttcttcttttagcTGAGTGTTTAATTGATAAGTTCTTCCTACTCCCTATTTTCCTTCGATTAATAGAAATTCTTGTTGAATCTTAAGGGATACGCAGACCCTCGAGATAACCTTAAGGACAATTCTAGTCATGCTTCAAGCAACATCCTTTTACTTTAACCCCAAATTACAACAACACTCATAATTCATCTTTCTAAATGCTTTTTAATGCTGGATGTTGTCAGATTCTCTTACTTGACCTATCACATTGATTGCAATATCAAATATGATTAATCAaagcatgaaaaaaattatgtaattaaggGAACCCAATATTTACTATTAATGTTTCTATTCAAATTCTAGGTTAACAATACTAGCTGCTTTCAATGAATGacataattaatattgttttctctttttgacaaataaaattcctttcaataaaaatttctttacattgCTTCCAAGTCTACAATTGTGTTCAAAGGAAGTACATCCAAAGGACCCTCCTCCTATGAACTTAGATCAATAACATGAGAAGAATAATTGACCATAAATCCTAACACTTTCATAGCAATAGTATTCCTTGAAGTAACAACAATAGAGTCTGCATAATTATCAATAGCTATGTCAACATGCAAGTTGTGATCAGTTGCCAGAAAATTTCTTGACAAATCTTCACTAGGTACTAACTCTTCATCAGTGCAACCCCTTTCCAATGCAAAAGACAATCCCATTCCAACTTTCTTAGTCCAAACAATAAAGACTGGTTCGTTTCATCCCTTTTGTCCTACTTTTGATTAGGATACACTCCAaagttaacaaaaaaattatcagGTTCCTACACTTATCTTAGTAAGATCTAAGCCACCTTATTAGTACCTTGGTAAAGTCAAGCTTCAAAACAATTGGACACtaactttttatcatttttgaagTCTTTCATTGTATCTATGGCTTTGCACCCACTCATACTTTTTCCATCCAAACAACGTACCCACACATTTTGGAGGGTTATCACCTTATTTACCTCAATTTGGCTTCCTAAATGCAACATCTCATACCTCACAAATGGAGCATTCAAGCTAGGCTATGCTTGAATGTGTCATTGATCCATATGGAGCACCTTATGGGAAAAAGAAATTCTCGATAAACTTATGCCGCATCAAAATATACTTGTCCTTATGAAGCGCCAACTTGTTCTTTTAGCCATACAATATGGGCTCTACCCCATTTACTTAGTATATGGTAAAACACAACACTCTATGTTGCTTCTCTTAACTAGTCGCTAACAACCATTACAAGTTTTGAAATACAACGAGGAAAGGCACCTCATTCTCCATAACCAATAAAAGAATAAGCTCATCATTACCTATCAAGACTGCCAGCGAGTTGTCCCAAAACCACTTTGTAAAACCTCAACACCTTATAGATGAAAAGGTGTAGGGGTAGATGGAAGGAAACCCTGAAAACATACAACAGTAGGTAAAACCCCACCTTTTTACCATGGAACCCTAGGCCACAAAATCACTTAAGGCTTGCTTACCATAGGGTGTCATGAACTCAAACATGTAGTTGTTAAGTTGTGTACCTAATCACAACAACAggttcttcatcttcatcaagCCCATCATACATACATACGAGCTACCACTCACCAAGGTCTCCTTTAGCCTCTTCAAACTTCGTTGCTTACTCCTTATAGTCCCAACATCATCCTAAAACCACCAACACGATCACTTTGACCAAAAATTTTCCCCTTGaatcataaaacaaattttgcacaataaataatagagaaaatgaaacaataGCACTGACCCAACATTGAAATTGGACAATTGAAAGAATCCTCAATCACCAACGACAACTTTCTAACTATAAGCATGATTGAGCaagaagaacaaagaaaatttcaagaaaaattgaGAGGAAAATAAGTAGGAGAACTTAGAAAATAAAGTGAGAAGCACAATGAGAAAGCTTCCTTTAGATAAGCATTAAGAAAAACATGTGTGACATACCCCCTAACTTCTCACGTGAAGCATCTAATCAAATGGCAGCATGTGGTGCAAAAATTGCACGTTGCCCAAAAAGCATTGTTATACCTCATTACCATACACCTCACAAAGACCGCTTGGACTTGAGCAAGGCCACTTAACCTCGCCCTCGATTGGGGGGCAGTTGTTATACCTCACTACTATACATCTTGCACCACACCCCCTTGCATCTCAAACACCTCATTGCATAGTCCATCTTCTAGCAAGCAAAGACACACCTCGCTAGACAAAATCTCTGACATAATATTTATCCATGTCAAGTGGACCCCATGCAAAAATAACCTTTTCAATCCAAGGAGTCTCATACACATCGTAACACCACCCTACTTAGAATTGACAATATGGCCCACCTTCTTACCTAGACCCAACCATAGTGCGACACATGACACCTTACGATTAGGGTACccaatatatataatctaaGGTCCCGATGAGAAAGGTGAAACAACTCAACGGCACACCTTTCCTCCAATATCAAGTGACCTTCATTACTATTCCATTAGTACTTAACCTGTCAGTCAACCACTTCCGACCATTGTATGGCTTACCACCCAATTGAGTGAACTGTCCCTGAACATCATACCTAAAACATGTATAAACACGAATGTATTATATAGAAAACTAAAAGTATATCTCATTTATGTTTTGAGGTGTATTAGGCTTTATAAATTGTCTTCactgataaaattatattatgtgtTATATACTATGGATTAACTTAGTTTAATGTATTGATCGAGAAAAAAAGAATATGATGTAAAACTATAGTTTTacactttctttatttttattatatatgaatatttcaacatttcaatcactatatttgatattatatCCATCTGTATCATATTCATTgaattttggaataaattaaaattatccaatTATTTGTTTGATGTAAACAACTTTAACTAATTGgtattgataaatataaaagaaaaagattttcttttaactcAAAAGTTATGAGATTAAATATTGGTcggataatttaaaatatatgaaagtagaaaattttataaaaggtaGCTTTTTGAAGATGTCAAAGTAAGAtcttgatatttataaattatataaaaaggaACTCCCTAAGGCCTTCTTACACTATACGTATCCATTTTTACGGTTCAATTGTAATTTTGATCCCTTCAAAATGTGTTCTGCTTTcttacattataaaataaaggtttAATTGCAATTATGATCCCTTTACTCTCTTAGTTTATATAATAaggatcaaattttaatttcaatcttTATACTACGttcaaatttgacatttaatctctatatttaattttggcaTAATTTGGTTCCTAACACATGTTTTTctattctctctctcttttacaTTATAAGATAATTGTCCAATTTCGTGTTTGAtccctttacttttttttttagattatataacaatgatcaaattttagttttggtccCCATACTATactcaaatttgagattttatctCTATTTAATTGTTCACATAATTTGatacttttcaataattatttatataatttatgataataattgtatataaataaatctattttattacttaatttattatattatttttaaattatattatgaagtGATTGATTCGCACATTAAATGGTGTATCATGTTTTAATTCTATCgcatcatatttttattctcaatttatctcatattttgctaatttatcttaattttatttcaaacttattttgataaagtattaaacatataaaataatattttaattgataattatttagtataattaaaattttattttgaatcccCAACGCAGTGGGGTATACAATCTAGTTTAAATAAGATTATGATCATACGAGtgatttaaggaaaaaattcaaccatgggaaggaaaaataaaatgatatagcCTTAAGCTAAAGTTACATCAGTATTACTCTCCCTCAAGCAATGGACACATAGCATGATGGATATCATCATTCAATAAATCACTCACAATATATCTGGTGGTTCCTTATGAATAATCAATTGTTCCATTTCGCCTCGAGCCTCTTTGGCGATATGATCTGCCACCTTGTTACTTTCTCTCAAGATATGCCAAAATTTCACTTCTTAATTCTTAAAACACCAGTCCTAAATAAGCCTAACTTCGCTGTAATTATTGGTTGTTGCTAACCAATTTTGTATAAAGACAATCAACAGAGAATTATCACTCTCAATCTCCACTTGATGGTATCCCTGTGCCCAAGCATACTTTAAACCTTCAAGTAATGTCCAAGCTTCAACctgaaaatatatatgacaATCCTACCATCATTTCAACCCCCACCATACAACTTCCATCCGGCTCTCTCACCACTCCACCTATGGCCGATCTTGGTTTAGAATTCAAAACCAAGCCATCAACGTTCACCTTAACCCATCCATGAATAGGAAATTGCCACCAACCCTCAGTCATGGATCTACAAGCTCCAGCCGAAGCTAAGAGAGCATGACTATTGTTACTCGCCCTAGTGAAGAATTCATTCCGACTCTTCTAAAGAAACCAAGtaataatagaaaagaaaataggtcATTCACCATATTGAGACTCTATATTACCTTCATTCCCAATATTCCAAATAATCCATCGAACAAGCGGTAAGCTAAGAAAGACATTCCACGAGCTTCTCGATACAAAAGATTTccaaactaaattaaaaaacacaaaatccCTAAAAGCATGCATTATAGACTCTACGTCCAATCCACGTCGATCATAGAAAGGAAACAAAGTCATACCTCGCCTAGTCCGTTCCTCATTTGTCAAGCGTCTGTCTCGAGCCAATAACCAGAAGAACACTCAAACCTTTTGCGCGCCCTTATTCTCCAAGTAAGCTCATCACTTGCAATCCTATCCGGTGCATTTATGGTAATCAAATGTTTATAGGATTCAGATAGAGAGAACTTACAGCCATCTCCATGCTAGGTGGTCCGCATCTGCTTCGGACAAAGGAGGTATGTAAGCCAATATCAGCTCCGCAATCACTTGTAGAATAACCGAGACTAACCATTGAACGTTCCACACCCATTCTGCCACGTCACACACGCAAAGAGAATCCTGTAGGGGTCCAAGACCGATGTCATGTTGTCGTAGAACGCCCACTTCCCTTAGCCAATCATCCttccaaaaattaatcaatctattATCACCTACAGACCAATAGACTCCCTTTTTAACCTCGTCCCAAATATTGGCTACCGAACACCAAATATACGAGCAGTTGCTTCGATTACATCTGGTAACAACCCATGgattttgtacttttttttcctCAAGGCCTGAACCCATAACTCTTCTGTGTGAGCAACCAATATCCCAActttatgagaaaaaaattattttggtcttgCAATCTCCAAATACCTAAACCCCCATTCACCCGAAGCCTGCAACCATCCACCCTATTTACAAGAGACGGTTTTCTACCAGACTGAGTTGATCTCCATAGGAAACCACGAGCCAATTTCTTGATTTCCGTACAAATCGAAATAGGGATTCTGGCCATTGtcataaaataatttgggaTAGTGAGTAACACTGATTTAACTAACGTAAGGCGACCCGCAAGTGATAGTTTCCTTGTCTCCCATCTGTTAAGTCTATTACGAACCTTGTCCATGACAAACTGAAATGTCCCAACACCAACACGAGTGTGGAAAAACGGAACCCTCAAATAttggaaggaaaattttattgtggGCTCTAAAAAAAGgtgtatattaaattaattaaaatactagaaattttaatattgatatagagataaaaattttggtaatttatttttttccaacgTATAGCAGAACTCCtctatgaaaaaagaaaattgattttggcataaataaaaagttaaaagtgaAAGGAATATTGAAGGTGGTTCACCCTATGGCCACAACTTGAACTACTGGTACAAGGCAAACACAAGCTATTCAGTCAAATATTCccctttcatttcatattcttaGGACCATCTTACTATTACATTACATTTCTCACCTTTATCCTACTAACAAggatatctatatacatatcattttgAGCATCAAATTCCATTATATTTCAATCCCTATCAATACCTACTACTAGCTGCCTGATTGGCCAATAATTACCTTGGTTTGCTTTTAACATATTCCCTCTGTTACTGCAGTTAAATGTATGTCATGTTTTGCTTTAATTATACAAAGAATTATTAACATTTAAGATAATgccttgtttagattaattaaaaaataaaaagttaccTAAATGGAACATAAATTTCTGATATTTTATCCAAATCcaacaatttgatttttttttggggggggggggttggattttgatttggtttgcgttttctatttttctttctccttcttTATCCCTGCATTGATTCTTCCTTTGCGTGGGATAAATTATACTCAAATGCTTCTCTTCGTTCATTCACTCTCACCAACTTCAATCATatccattaaaaattttatcaaataaatttctttaatcTAAGGATGTGTGAATTTTCTGCTTTCTTCATTGCTACTTCAGATTTAATACTACAAGTTAATTTTTGTAGCTCATTTTTACAATTTCAGATGCTTGGCGTTTCTTGGAATCTTTTTCATTTCGATATTAAATTTGTCAGATGAGTAATGAATTGAgtttatgaaattttcatatcagtttttctttttaaaacaaacaGCAATGAAAATGAGAGTAGTATAGCACGAGTTTAAGATTCTTTTTGCTTGTACTTGTATAGGCGAATAAAGTTGATTTGAGAACAATCATTTTGAAAGCAATTGCTTTGACAGCATCAACACTAACAATGGTTAAACATGAACAACATCAATgtactcaattttaaattttttttctttatatcgGAAGATCATACTTCTCTCAGACCTATATCCGAAGATATGGGTACCTTACGAAAAACAATGAATAGTCTGAATAACATAAGCTTTAACATAAATACTAACTAGCAACATATGGTAAATAGATGAGATTTGCCATTGCCTCTTGTAGCCACTCATCCTCATCATGCTTGGTctgcaaagaaaagaaaaaatcatcaaacatCATTGCTTGAAGTGTGAACTTATTTCCAtctaaattgtacatataattgAGATGATCATGTAAATTCCTCCATTAATTATCTAATCACACATTAATATATATGAGTAAAGTACCTGGACTGCATCACAATAATTCAAGTTTTTGTCAATGGGTGAATTCCCATCTTCCTTTCTCATTACCATTTCTTGTTCACATAGTTCAGTATTGTTCCTTGCAAATCTTCCCCGAACTCTAACCCTTCTGTCAGCTAGGGATTTCCGGCAAGCATACTGTATATGTTTAAGCAATATTGTCAATGCACATTCCCTTggtatataattaataaattaaataacggTCGCAAACATGATGTTATAACCATTATTTtgaggaaaaagagaaaagaccttaattttcttgttaaaatttctttgatttctcttcttcaagtaTCTAAGAATTCTGTCTTTCCTTTCTTCTACTGAATACCGAACAACCTTTTGATTGTTGTCCTCCATTAACGGTAGCATTAGCTTGCCTTGAATTCCCTGCCagaatagataaataaataagtatcccaaaccacattcatttcgaTAAACATACTTCATGAAACTGTACAAAACCATGCAAATTGCAATgcagaaaagagagagagagaggggcaaaaaaaaaaaagggtagaTATAATCATATACCGAGATTTGTGTCATAGCTGGTTCAACTGGCTTGAAATCCTGATGAACAGCATTGCATTCATCTCCAAACTCATCACAGACATCTCGCAATCGATATCTACCATCAATGCCACAAGCAACAACCGAGTTGTTGTCGGGCAATAATGCTGTTGGGACTGAAGATGTAAGATTAGGTTGTTGCTGGAAAACATCAAGTCCACCGTTGTCGAAAAACATGGGGAAACTTATTTCTTCACCACATGTTACAGAAGGAGGAATTGCAGCATCAATGCAGTTTTGTTGGGGAATTAACAATGGATTTTGAAACTGAGAGAAATCATTGGAAAATGAATAGTCGGAGTAGAATTGAGGAATAGAGGCCATAAGGAAAACAAAGGGGGTGTACGGAAAGATTGAAAAGGGAACCAAATGAAGGGtaatttgttgattttgagTCCTTGAAGGCCTTTTTCATCAGAGTTGGTATATATATAGGCATTATGAAAGTGCAGCGTTTTCCTTGCAAGTTGTTGCGGCTGTGATACTCAAAAGATATAATCTTTTGAATATGAATGCATTGCGTGGAATAAGAGTTGTCACTTTTTACGCAAATTTTAAATGCCTCCATTTTAATCCAATTTCATTTAGTTGGAACAATAAAGATACTATATCTAAAATAACCCCCTATATTCTAACCTCACTTtgagttaatttaataaaaataataacatcatttccacttcaaaatttggatattttcaacttaaaataaTCTGAAATCatactaaaaatttttaaaatttaaaatgatataacttaaattaaccaaaatcaaaatttctaatccACAAGTCTATTgtcctaaaaatataattaaaataaaaatcgaatcaaccaaaataatatcaaaataaaattcaaaattttggataATTAAATTACGTCAAAAGGAAATCCAAATCAAACTCTAATTGAGCTTATCCtgaacaaaatgaaattaaagttatatttctattctattcacataatcattgaatttaaattattatatataaaaggaatacCTTAAAAGCGTTCCTACACAACAAATACTAactcttctctctctctctttttggTTATTATAAGATAATAgtcaaatttgagttttaatcaCTTTGTTAACACGAGGTttgatctttatattttaatttggccatctatct from Gossypium raimondii isolate GPD5lz chromosome 1, ASM2569854v1, whole genome shotgun sequence harbors:
- the LOC105787213 gene encoding zinc finger protein CONSTANS translates to MASIPQFYSDYSFSNDFSQFQNPLLIPQQNCIDAAIPPSVTCGEEISFPMFFDNGGLDVFQQQPNLTSSVPTALLPDNNSVVACGIDGRYRLRDVCDEFGDECNAVHQDFKPVEPAMTQISGIQGKLMLPLMEDNNQKVVRYSVEERKDRILRYLKKRNQRNFNKKIKYACRKSLADRRVRVRGRFARNNTELCEQEMVMRKEDGNSPIDKNLNYCDAVQTKHDEDEWLQEAMANLIYLPYVAS